In a single window of the Nicotiana tomentosiformis chromosome 8, ASM39032v3, whole genome shotgun sequence genome:
- the LOC108944952 gene encoding uncharacterized protein, with product MPHTGGSKSIATLMAEKAENGIQPTRAQIFILTHKQRKDGRPLDEESAKTIDMINERLRSNSVRLNDHPPQNVAWEGNVYSQVLENEKNGYVRGLGLGLTLSTLWGSKSSIGNIDPDDSSNEVKRLEQKVIELTELNGKQSEEMSSMKHELSWMRQVMCKIAPNELYMSQNINGVSIGQVTQIQKS from the exons ATGCCTCACACTGGAGGATCCAAAAGTATTGCCACCTTGATGGCTGAGAAG GCTGAAAATGGGATACAGCCTACACGAGcacaaatttttattttaactcaTAAACAACGTAAGGATGGTCGACCACTTGATGAGGAGTCTGCAAAGacaatt GACATGATAAATGAAAGATTGAGGAGTAATAGTGTGAGACTAAATGACCATCCTCCTCAAAATGTTGCTTGGGAAGGAAATGTATATTCTCAAGTCttggaaaatgaaaaaaatggaTATGTTCGAGGTTTGGGACTTGGTTTAACTCTTTCTACACTATGGGGTAGTAAATCTTCCATAGGAAATATTGATCCAGATGATTCTTCTAATGAGGTAAAAAGGTTAGAACAAAAGGTAATAGAGTTAACGGAGTTAAATGGAAAACAAAGTGAAGAAATGAGTTCGATGAAGCATGAATTATCATGGATGAGACAAGTCATGTGCAAAATTGCTCCTAATGAGTTATATATGTCTCAGAATATCAATGGAGTCTCAATTGGACAGGTAacacaaattcaaaagtcttaG
- the LOC104095183 gene encoding uncharacterized protein gives MEAFYFLVFGALSAVVAALELSKTSKDRITTSPAFNSFKNNYILVYSLMMAGDWLQGPYVYYLYTTYGYGKGEIGHLFIAGFGSSMLFGTIVGSLADKQGRKRACVTYCITYILSCITKHSPQYKILMLGRILGGIATSLLFSAFESWLVAEHNKRGFDQQWLSLTFSKAIFLGNGLVAILSGLFGNVLVDTLNLGPVSPFDAASCFLAIGMIIILSSWTENFGDPSENKDLLTQFKGAAVAIASDEKIALLGAIQSLFEGSMYTFVFLWTPALSPNSEEIPHGFIFATFMLSSMLGSSLASRLLARSSLKVESYMQIVFAVSAVCLCIPVFTSFLVTPANEKGGGISFSGCIQLLGFCAFEACVGIFWPSIMKMRSQYIPEEARSTIMNFFRIPLNIFVCVVLYNVDAFPITVMFGMCSIFLFVASVLQKRLSVIAEKSKPQDWATHKEREMETAPLNA, from the exons atggaAGCGTTTTACTTTCTGGTGTTTGGGGCATTGAGTGCAGTAGTAGCTGCATTGGAGCTTAGCAAAACAAGCAAAGATCGAATAACAACCTCACCTGctttcaattctttcaagaaCAATTACATCCTTGTCTATTCTCTCATGATGG CTGGTGATTGGCTGCAGGGTCCGTATGTCTACTACCTTTACACAACATATGGATATGGGAAGGGTGAGATTGGCCATCTCTTTATTGCTGGCTTTGGATCTTCCATGCTGTTTGGAACAATTGTTGGATCCTTGGCAGACAAACA GGGCCGAAAGCGGGCCTGTGTCACGTACTGCATCACTTACATTTTGAGCTGTATCACCAAACATTCTCCTCAGTACAAAATTTTGATGTTGGGCCGTATATTAGGAGGAATTGCCACCTCTCTCCTTTTCTCAGCCTTTGAGTCTTGGCTTGTCGCAGAGCATAATAAG AGGGGTTTTGATCAACAATGGCTATCATTAACATTCTCAAAAGCAATATTTCTTGGCAATGGTCTTGTGGCTATTTTGTCCGGGCTATTTGGAAATGTTCTTGTGGACACACTAAATTTGGGTCCTGTTTCTCCTTTTGATGCTGCTTCATGCTTCCTTGCTATTGGTATGATCATTATACTGTCATCTTGGACTGAGAATTTTGGTGACCCTTCAGAAAACAAAGACTTACTTACCCAATTCAAGGGTGCTGCTGTGGCAATTGCTTCTG ATGAGAAAATTGCACTGTTGGGTGCTATACAGTCACTATTCGAAGGTTCGATGTATACTTTCGTATTCCTGTGGACTCCTGCTCTGAGCCCTAATTCAGAGGAGATTCCTCATGGCTTCATCTTTGCAACTTTCATGTTGTCTTCAATGTTGGGCAGCTCCCTTGCATCTCGATTACTGGCTCGCTCATCTCTCAAAGTTGAAAGCTATATGCAGATTGTTTTTGCAGTATCTGCTGTCTGTCTCTGTATCCCTGTCTTCACAAGT TTCTTGGTGACACCTGCTAATGAAAAAGGTGGAGGCATTTCTTTTTCTGGCTGCATTCAGCTTCTTGGATTTTGTGCATTTGAGGCTTGTGTTGGAATATTTTGGCCTTCTATAATGAAAATGAGGTCCCAGTACATTCCTGAGGAGGCTAGGAGCACAATCATGAACTTTTTCCGCATTCCTCTCAATATCTTTGTATGCGTTGTGTTGTACAAC GTTGACGCATTTCCAATAACTGTTATGTTTGGCATGTGCTCTATTTTCCTCTTTGTGGCATCAGTCTTGCAGAAACGCCTCTCTGTTATTGCTGAAAAGTCGA AACCTCAAGATTGGGCAACACACAAGGAAAGAGAAATGGAAACCGCACCCCTAAATGCCTAA